A stretch of the Notolabrus celidotus isolate fNotCel1 chromosome 3, fNotCel1.pri, whole genome shotgun sequence genome encodes the following:
- the LOC117810196 gene encoding ras-related protein Rab-8B — protein MAKTYDYLFKLLLIGDSGVGKTCLLFRFSEDAFNTTFISTIGIDFKIRTIELDGKKIKLQIWDTAGQERFRTITTAYYRGAMGIMLVYDITNEKSFDNIRNWIRNIEEHASADVERMVLGNKCDMNDKRQVSKERGEKLAIDYGIKFLETSAKSSINVEEAFFTLGRDIMTRLNRKMNDNNPAGGGGPVKITESRSKKSFFRCTLL, from the exons ATGGCGAAGACTTACGACTATCTGTTCAAACTGCTGCTGATCGGGGACAGCGGGGTCGGTAAGACCTGCCTGCTGTTCCGGTTCAGCGAAGACGCCTTCAACACCACCTTCATCTCCACCATCG GAATCGACTTTAAGATCCGGACGATCGAGCTCGATGGGAAGAAGATCAAACTTCAGATCTG GGACACGGCGGGTCAGGAGAGGTTCAGGACCATCACGACAGCCTATTACAGAGGAGCCATG GGGATCATGCTGGTGTACGACATCACCAACGAGAAGTCCTTCGACAACATCAGGAACTGGATACGCAACATCGAGGAG CATGCCTCTGCAGACGTGGAGAGGATGGTTCTGGGAAACAAATGTGACATGAACGACAAGAGACAAGTGtccaaggagagaggagagaag CTGGCCATCGATTACGGGATTAAGTTTTTGGAAACCAGCGCCAAGTCCAGCATCAACGTCGAGGAG gcCTTCTTCACCCTCGGCAGAGACATCATGACGAGACTCAACAGAAAAATG AACGACAACAACCCAGCAGGAGGAGGCGGGCCGGTTAAGATCACAGAGTCCCGCTCTAAAAAAAGCTTCTTCAGGTGTACACTGTTGTAG